The Streptomyces avermitilis MA-4680 = NBRC 14893 genome contains a region encoding:
- a CDS encoding peptide ABC transporter substrate-binding protein, with product MRGATHAKWAACAAAAALAATACGGGGGGSAPGVLSSSWGDPQNPLEPANTNEVQGGKVLDMIFRGLKRYDARTGAAQNMLADRIETSDSQNFTITIKGGWKFSNGEPVTAKSFVDAWNYGAGLEHNQKNAYFFGYIDGYDKVHPEDGGTQTADTLSGLAVKNDRTFTVRLRQKFSTFPDTLGYAAFAPLPQAFFDDHAAWVKKPVGNGPYLIDSYTKGSKMSLRKWAGYPGDDKARNEGVDLQVYTDNNTAYTDLMAGNLDLADDIPAAQLKNVKSDLGGRYINTPAGIIQTLAFPFYDSKWNQSGSDKVRKGLSMAIDRDRITGTIFQKTRTPAGDWTSPVLGKDGGFQDGLCGDFCTYDPQRAKKMIDEGGGLPGGQVKISYNADSGSHRVWVDAVCNSINNALGNDKACVGNPVGTFADFRNQIGRHKMPGPFRAGWQMDYPLIQNFLQPLYYTNASSNDGKWSDKDFDKLVDRANAETDRAKAVQLFQQAEGVVRDNMAAIPLWYQNGSAGYSDRVSDVALNQFSVPVYNEIKVS from the coding sequence ATGCGTGGAGCCACGCACGCCAAGTGGGCCGCATGCGCGGCGGCGGCAGCCCTCGCGGCGACCGCATGCGGGGGCGGCGGCGGTGGCAGCGCCCCCGGGGTCCTGAGTTCCTCCTGGGGAGACCCGCAGAACCCGCTGGAACCGGCCAACACCAATGAGGTGCAGGGCGGCAAGGTCCTCGACATGATCTTCCGCGGGCTGAAGCGGTACGACGCCAGGACCGGCGCGGCCCAGAACATGCTCGCCGACCGGATCGAGACCTCGGACTCGCAGAACTTCACCATCACCATCAAGGGCGGATGGAAGTTCAGCAACGGGGAGCCCGTCACGGCGAAGTCGTTCGTCGACGCCTGGAACTACGGCGCCGGCCTCGAGCACAACCAGAAGAACGCGTACTTCTTCGGGTACATCGACGGCTACGACAAGGTCCACCCCGAGGACGGCGGCACACAGACCGCGGACACGCTCTCCGGCCTCGCCGTCAAGAACGACAGGACCTTCACCGTCAGGCTCAGGCAGAAGTTCTCGACGTTCCCCGACACCCTCGGCTACGCGGCCTTCGCCCCGCTGCCCCAGGCGTTCTTCGACGACCACGCGGCCTGGGTGAAGAAGCCGGTCGGCAACGGCCCGTACCTCATCGACTCGTACACCAAGGGTTCGAAGATGTCCCTGCGGAAGTGGGCCGGCTATCCGGGTGACGACAAGGCCCGGAACGAGGGGGTGGACCTCCAGGTCTACACCGACAACAACACCGCCTACACCGACCTCATGGCCGGCAACCTCGACCTCGCCGACGACATCCCGGCCGCACAGCTGAAGAACGTGAAGAGCGACCTCGGCGGCCGGTACATCAACACCCCGGCCGGGATCATCCAGACCCTCGCCTTCCCGTTCTACGACAGCAAGTGGAACCAGAGCGGCTCGGACAAGGTCCGCAAGGGCCTGTCCATGGCGATCGACCGCGACCGGATCACCGGCACGATCTTCCAGAAGACCCGCACCCCGGCCGGCGACTGGACCTCGCCGGTGCTCGGCAAGGACGGCGGCTTCCAGGACGGGCTGTGCGGCGACTTCTGCACGTACGACCCGCAGCGGGCCAAGAAGATGATCGACGAGGGCGGCGGCCTGCCCGGCGGACAGGTCAAGATCTCGTACAACGCGGACAGCGGTTCGCACCGGGTGTGGGTCGACGCCGTGTGCAACTCCATCAACAACGCCCTCGGCAACGACAAGGCCTGCGTCGGCAACCCGGTCGGCACCTTCGCCGACTTCCGCAACCAGATCGGCCGGCACAAGATGCCGGGGCCGTTCCGGGCCGGCTGGCAGATGGACTACCCGCTGATCCAGAACTTCCTCCAGCCGCTCTACTACACGAACGCCTCCTCCAACGACGGCAAGTGGTCCGACAAGGACTTCGACAAGCTCGTCGACCGGGCGAACGCGGAGACCGACCGGGCCAAGGCCGTGCAGCTCTTCCAGCAGGCCGAGGGTGTCGTGCGCGACAACATGGCCGCCATCCCGCTCTGGTACCAGAACGGCAGCGCCGGCTACTCGGACCGCGTCTCCGACGTGGCGCTCAACCAGTTCAGCGTCCCCGTCTACAACGAGATCAAGGTCAGCTGA
- a CDS encoding ABC transporter permease yields the protein MTPPTPSAAAPLEVTDESVEKSITSPTPKANESRSPGQLAWLRFKRDRTGVISALVVIFFFVVAIAAPLIATLYGKDPTTTYGINTPGLLGDNSFPIKPNGGISSDFWFGLEPGLGRDVFTFLIYGIRNSLLIAAAVTVLVMIIGVVVGVTAGYVGGKSDWFIGRVIDILLAFPSQLFFVAFTPVVLALFVAPDENTPTWLTVVSLIGVLTAFGWASIARLLRGQVLALREREFVEAAKVTGASPARIIFKELLPNLWTPILIQATLLLPTMVTTEAGLAFLGVGVKETTPDWGVMLGRAADVYQDDITYLLFPGITMVIFVLAFNLLGDSMRDALDPKTKR from the coding sequence ATGACCCCCCCAACTCCATCTGCGGCTGCCCCGCTTGAGGTGACCGACGAGAGTGTCGAGAAGTCGATCACTTCTCCCACTCCCAAGGCCAACGAGAGCCGGTCCCCCGGACAGCTCGCCTGGCTCCGTTTCAAGCGGGACCGCACGGGCGTCATCTCGGCGCTGGTCGTGATCTTCTTCTTCGTGGTCGCGATCGCCGCTCCGCTGATAGCCACGCTGTACGGCAAGGACCCGACCACGACGTACGGCATCAACACCCCGGGACTGCTGGGTGACAACAGCTTCCCGATCAAGCCGAACGGCGGCATCAGCTCCGACTTCTGGTTCGGCCTCGAACCCGGCCTCGGGCGTGACGTCTTCACCTTCCTCATCTACGGGATCCGCAACTCGCTGCTCATCGCCGCGGCAGTGACCGTCCTCGTCATGATCATCGGCGTCGTGGTGGGCGTCACCGCCGGCTACGTGGGCGGCAAGTCCGACTGGTTCATCGGCCGGGTCATCGACATCCTGCTCGCCTTCCCCTCCCAGCTGTTCTTCGTCGCCTTCACCCCCGTCGTGCTCGCCCTGTTCGTGGCACCCGACGAGAACACGCCGACCTGGCTCACCGTGGTCTCCCTCATCGGCGTCCTCACCGCCTTCGGCTGGGCCTCCATCGCCCGTCTTCTGCGCGGCCAGGTGCTGGCCCTGCGCGAGCGGGAGTTCGTCGAGGCCGCCAAGGTCACGGGGGCGTCTCCGGCGCGAATCATCTTCAAGGAACTGCTGCCCAACCTCTGGACCCCGATCCTGATCCAGGCAACGCTGCTCCTGCCGACCATGGTCACCACGGAAGCGGGACTCGCCTTCCTGGGAGTCGGCGTCAAGGAAACGACTCCGGACTGGGGCGTCATGCTCGGACGCGCCGCCGACGTCTACCAGGACGACATCACCTACCTGCTCTTCCCGGGCATCACGATGGTGATCTTCGTCCTGGCGTTCAACCTCCTCGGCGACTCGATGCGCGACGCGCTCGACCCGAAGACCAAGCGCTGA
- a CDS encoding ABC transporter substrate-binding protein: protein MSFSRRNFLIATGVVAASSSVLSACSSGDSSGGSGGGKQDAAKAKTTTVKIGTAADSKGPAPEVPGAKKGGTAYLLNDDDFSHLDPQRIYYAWNSLAAIVLSRTLTGYKVGDDGTMTLVGDLATDTGKMSDGGKTWSFTLKDGVKWENGADVTVDDVRHGIERAFASYITEGAFYVQAWLTGSQNYRKSYSGPYKGKHLKSIETSGKTITFHLSEARPDFNYVVAMHSYAPTPVKKDTKEDYDKKPVSNGPYRVKSHVTDKSMVLVRNEHWDADTDPIRNAYPDQFDFTFGIEQLTAVDRLIADAGKDKYAVSWRTIPQERIQKATTEAKDRVFEELGSGVSVYWINTTRVKDKAVREALIKAWPTAQIRQLMGGVHRGDYATGIMSPLVAGYESQDVWGKLKTPAGDPKAAKKILDKAGKTKQKIVYAYQQDDVQPKIAVVIENALKAAGFDVVTKAIDSTTWYDQIGKLDNPFDVYWGGWSSDWPTGYSVFQPLFDSANVVDQGQNYSHLKDPAVDAAIKAATLETDQTKANKMWAALDKQVTEIGAFIPDVYMKRIYLHGSKLGNVKMDPNFDGCMLYKMYVKS from the coding sequence ATGTCTTTTTCGCGCAGAAACTTCCTGATAGCCACCGGCGTTGTCGCCGCGTCGAGCTCGGTGCTGTCCGCGTGCAGCAGCGGTGACTCCAGCGGCGGCTCCGGCGGCGGCAAGCAGGACGCCGCCAAGGCCAAGACGACCACGGTCAAGATCGGCACCGCGGCCGACTCCAAGGGCCCGGCCCCCGAGGTCCCCGGCGCGAAGAAGGGCGGCACCGCCTACCTGCTGAACGACGACGACTTCTCGCACCTCGACCCCCAGCGCATCTACTACGCCTGGAACTCGCTCGCCGCGATCGTCCTCTCCCGCACCCTGACCGGCTACAAGGTCGGCGATGACGGCACCATGACCCTGGTCGGCGACCTCGCCACCGACACGGGCAAGATGTCCGACGGCGGCAAGACCTGGTCCTTCACCCTGAAGGACGGCGTCAAGTGGGAGAACGGCGCCGACGTCACCGTCGACGACGTGCGCCACGGCATCGAGCGCGCCTTCGCCAGCTACATCACCGAGGGCGCCTTCTACGTCCAGGCGTGGCTGACGGGCTCGCAGAACTACCGCAAGTCGTACTCGGGCCCGTACAAGGGCAAGCACCTGAAGTCGATCGAGACCAGCGGCAAGACGATCACCTTCCACCTCTCCGAGGCGCGCCCCGACTTCAACTACGTGGTCGCGATGCACTCCTACGCGCCGACCCCGGTGAAGAAGGACACCAAGGAGGACTACGACAAGAAGCCGGTCTCCAACGGTCCCTACCGGGTGAAGTCCCACGTCACGGACAAGTCGATGGTCCTGGTCCGCAACGAGCACTGGGACGCGGACACCGACCCGATCCGCAACGCCTACCCGGACCAGTTCGACTTCACCTTCGGCATCGAGCAGCTGACGGCCGTCGACCGCCTGATCGCGGACGCCGGCAAGGACAAGTACGCCGTCAGCTGGCGCACGATCCCGCAGGAGCGCATCCAGAAGGCCACGACCGAGGCCAAGGACCGCGTCTTCGAGGAGCTCGGCAGCGGTGTCAGCGTCTACTGGATCAACACGACCCGGGTCAAGGACAAGGCCGTCCGTGAGGCCCTGATCAAGGCGTGGCCGACCGCGCAGATCCGTCAGCTCATGGGCGGCGTCCACCGTGGCGACTACGCCACCGGCATCATGAGCCCGCTCGTGGCCGGCTACGAGTCGCAGGACGTCTGGGGCAAGCTGAAGACCCCCGCGGGCGACCCGAAGGCCGCGAAGAAGATCCTCGACAAGGCCGGCAAGACCAAGCAGAAGATCGTCTACGCCTACCAGCAGGACGACGTCCAGCCGAAGATCGCGGTCGTCATCGAGAACGCCCTCAAGGCGGCGGGCTTCGACGTGGTCACCAAGGCCATCGACTCCACCACCTGGTACGACCAGATCGGCAAGCTGGACAACCCGTTCGACGTCTACTGGGGTGGCTGGTCCTCCGACTGGCCGACCGGTTACTCGGTGTTCCAGCCGCTGTTCGACAGCGCCAACGTCGTCGACCAGGGTCAGAACTACTCGCACCTCAAGGACCCGGCCGTCGACGCCGCCATCAAGGCGGCGACGCTCGAGACCGACCAGACCAAGGCCAACAAGATGTGGGCGGCCCTGGACAAGCAGGTCACGGAGATCGGCGCGTTCATCCCCGATGTGTACATGAAGC